The region GGTCCTCGGAGTGCCAGGTCCCGTCGCGGTCTGCGAGCGTGCGAAGTCAACCCTTGCGGGTTGCAGCGACCAGAGTAGTCCACGGGCGCCCGCGGGGGGAAATTGCCAGGAACCGTCCACAAGCGGCTGCCGGACACCCGTTTCCCCAGGCCGCCACGCACTCGACGCGGCCCGCCGGGATCTCGCGGCACGCTCGCCCCATGACACCACGTCTCGCGCTCGTCACCCTCGTCCTCGCGGCCCTGGTCGCCCTGCCGGCGGCCGCGTCCGCGGAGACCGACCCGGTCGGCGTCTGGCCGCTGGCACCGGAGCCCGAGGTGGTGCACGGCTTCGACCCGCCCGACGACCCGTGGGGCGCCGGCCACCGCGGCGTCGACCTGCTCGGCACCGTCGGGCAGCCGGTCCGGGCGGCGCTGCCCGGCCGGGTGTCGTGGGTGGGCGTGCTGGCGGGGCGCGGTGTGGTGGTGGTCGACCACGGCGGGACGCGGACGACGTACGAGCCGGTCGACGCCACGGTGTCGCTGGGCTCGACCGTGGGTGCGGGCGACCGGATCGGGATCCTCGAGCTGGCCGGCACCCACTGCCTCCTGCGCGCCTGCCTGCACTGGGGGTGGCTCGAGGGCGAGACCTACCTCGACCCGCTCCGTCTCGTGGGCGCCGGGCCGGTGCGCCTGCTGCCGCTGTGGGTCGACGCACCCGTGACGACCGGGCCGCCGGTCGCGCGGCCCGCCTATGCCGGCTGGCGGACGCCGCTGGAGCTGGTGCGGGGCTAGGCCCGTGGGTGGGCCTGCTGGTAGGCCCGACGCAGCCGGTCCGTGGTGACGTGCGTGTAGAGCTGGGTCGTGGCCAGGGACGCGTGACCGAGCAGCTCCTGGACCGAGCGCAGGTCGGCGCCGCCCTCGAGCAGGTGGGTGGCGGCGGTGTGGCGCAGCCCGTGCGGGCCGATGTCCGGCGCACCGGGGACCTCGGCGATGCGGCGGTGCACCATCGTCCGGACCGCCCGCTGGTCGATCCGCTTGCCCCGGGTGCCGAGAAAGAGGGCCGCACCCGAGCCCTCGACCGCGAGCGGTGGACGGCCGTGTCGCACCCAGAAGTCGACCGCGCGGGCGGCCGGCCGGCCGAACGGCACGGTCCGCTCCTTGCGGCCCTTGCCGAAGACCCGGATGACGTTGCGCTCACGGTCCACGTCGTCGACATCGAGGCCGACCAGCTCGCCGACCCGGATGCCGGTCGCGTAGAGCAGCTCCAGCATCGCGATGTCCCGGAGTCCGGTCGGGCTGCCGTCGTCGGCGTGCTCGGTCGCCGCCCGGATCAGGTCGGCCGCCTCGTCCGCGCGCAGCACCGGCGGCAGGGACTTGTGCGCCTTGGGCGAGCCGAGGCTCGCCCCGACGTCGGTCGGGATCCGGCCGGTGCGGGTCAGCCAGGCGGTGAACACCCGCGCCGCGGTCGCCCGCCGGGCGATGGTGGTGCGGGAACGCCCCATGGTCTGCTGCTTCGCGAGCCAGCTGCGCAGCGTGCGCAGGTCCAGCTGGGTGACGTCGGTGTCGCCCAGCCGGGCGGCGTGGTCGAGCAGGCCCGCCACGTCGGCCAGGTAGGCCCGCACCGTGTGCGGCGTGAGGTCGCGCTCGATCGCGAGGTGGCGGTCGTAGGCCGCCAGCACGCCCGCCATCGCCTCCGGCAGCGCGTCGGTCGCCCCGGACTCGTCGACCTCCTCGGCCTGCTCCGTCACGCCTCCACTCTAGGAACCACCACCCGCCTCAGTCATGAGCGAGCGCGGCGAGCCGCCAGCCGTCCACACCTCCTTCCACCATCCCCCGGACCTCGAGCTCCAGCAGTGCCGTGTGCGTGGCGTCGGCGCCGAGCCCGATGACGCGGGCGATCGAGGCCGAGGTGGCGCCGCGGGCGACCGGCACCGCGTCGAGCACGAGCCGCTGCCTGTCCGTCAGTGCGTCGCGCGGCCGGTCCCGGCCGCGAGGCCGCTCGAGCAGGTGCTCGCCGGCTGCGCCGAGCACCTCCAGGACCTCGGGGCCGGAGGTGACCAGGCTCGCGGCGCCCGTCCGGATCAGCTGGTGCACGCCGGCCGAGGGCGCGCTCGTGACCGGACCCGGGACCCCCATCAGGTGCCGGTTGAGCCGTGCCGCCCAGTTGGCGGTGTTGAGCGCACCGCTGCGCACCGCCGCCTCGACCACGACGGTCCCGCCCGTGAGCGCCGCGATCAGCCGGTTGCGCGTCAGGAACCGCACCCGCATCGCAGCGCCGCCCGGCACCGTCTCGGACACCACCGCGCCCTCGGCCGCGATGTGGGCGAGCAGGTCGGCGTGGCGTGGCGGGTAGACGCTGTCGGCCCCGCAGGCGAGCACCGCGACGGTCGGGGCACCGACCGAGACCGCGCCGCGGTGGGCGGCCTGGTCGATCCCGTAGGCCGCGCCGGAGACCACCACGCGACCGGCCTCCGCGACGTCCGCGGCGATCTCGCGCGCGAGGTCGGTGCCGTAGGTCGTGGCGGCCCGGGACCCGACGATCGCGACGGACCCGGCCAGCGCGTCGAGACGAAGCGGTCCGCGCACCCACAGGCCGAGCGGGACACCGCCGCGCTCCTGCACCGGACCCGCGTGTGCGAGGTCGTCGAGGCCAGCCGGCCACTCCGCGTCGCCGGGCACGACGAACCGGAGACCCGCGCGGGTCGCGCTCTCGAGATCGCGCTGGGCGTCGACCTCCGCCTGCAGCACGCGGGACCTGGTCTCCGGCTCGTCCCGCAGCGAGTCCAGGACGGTGAGCGCCCCGACCTCGGTCACCGCGCCCAGCATCGAGAGCCGGCCAGGCTCCACGATCCGGCCGAGGGTGATGCGGGCCAGCCGGTCGCTGTCGGTCACGACGCCCGCTCCAGCAT is a window of Nocardioides conyzicola DNA encoding:
- a CDS encoding M23 family metallopeptidase, yielding MTPRLALVTLVLAALVALPAAASAETDPVGVWPLAPEPEVVHGFDPPDDPWGAGHRGVDLLGTVGQPVRAALPGRVSWVGVLAGRGVVVVDHGGTRTTYEPVDATVSLGSTVGAGDRIGILELAGTHCLLRACLHWGWLEGETYLDPLRLVGAGPVRLLPLWVDAPVTTGPPVARPAYAGWRTPLELVRG
- a CDS encoding tyrosine recombinase XerC encodes the protein MAGVLAAYDRHLAIERDLTPHTVRAYLADVAGLLDHAARLGDTDVTQLDLRTLRSWLAKQQTMGRSRTTIARRATAARVFTAWLTRTGRIPTDVGASLGSPKAHKSLPPVLRADEAADLIRAATEHADDGSPTGLRDIAMLELLYATGIRVGELVGLDVDDVDRERNVIRVFGKGRKERTVPFGRPAARAVDFWVRHGRPPLAVEGSGAALFLGTRGKRIDQRAVRTMVHRRIAEVPGAPDIGPHGLRHTAATHLLEGGADLRSVQELLGHASLATTQLYTHVTTDRLRRAYQQAHPRA
- the dprA gene encoding DNA-processing protein DprA, which gives rise to MTDSDRLARITLGRIVEPGRLSMLGAVTEVGALTVLDSLRDEPETRSRVLQAEVDAQRDLESATRAGLRFVVPGDAEWPAGLDDLAHAGPVQERGGVPLGLWVRGPLRLDALAGSVAIVGSRAATTYGTDLAREIAADVAEAGRVVVSGAAYGIDQAAHRGAVSVGAPTVAVLACGADSVYPPRHADLLAHIAAEGAVVSETVPGGAAMRVRFLTRNRLIAALTGGTVVVEAAVRSGALNTANWAARLNRHLMGVPGPVTSAPSAGVHQLIRTGAASLVTSGPEVLEVLGAAGEHLLERPRGRDRPRDALTDRQRLVLDAVPVARGATSASIARVIGLGADATHTALLELEVRGMVEGGVDGWRLAALAHD